From Quercus robur chromosome 8, dhQueRobu3.1, whole genome shotgun sequence:
ATGGACTGAAAATGAAGGTGTGAGAGTTGGCATGAACCTCTTGATGTGAAATCTTCTACTATTCCCATAATCAGCGTAGGAAGACCAATGGCCACTATAATCCTGTTTATTCAACGACATAAGTTAATATATTCtcctaaaaaaattgtaaatgtaTACTATCAAAAGATTTAAGGATACATTATACACATTATACAATTTATTCgataaaagaatttaaaagcatATAAGAAATCTGGTGGTTCAAATttgacttacaaaaaaaatcaattgatgtaTTAACCTAATGATAAAAACAATCATCATGAAGTGAACAACATAGGTTAAAATTCTATAGTGTTTATAAGATTTTTAAATCACATCATAtgtattatataataaaattaggtTTAGAAGTCTTGGTTATGCCAAATGGATATCTTATTTAATTACCAAGTGGTTACATCAAATTTTagcaatttattattaaatataaataacaactcaattgttcttatcaacttttCCTCTAtgctttatcaattttttggataaatataaaagccttaattgttgttgttaagtTTTGTTGTCTATCCttaatcaataattttaaaattctattacaaATAGCTTcaagtaattttaaataaaatttaatatttattttcattattttgagtATATATCATAGTTTTGTGTTCTAATATAGTAAGATTTACATACTAGATATTGTTTTTGCACCAAGTGGCTCGATATATGCTTGTATTACACATGGTAAAATTAATGTTGGCCCAATTAGTGGCGGCTCCAGAATTttcttttgggggggggggggtcaatAAAGCGATAAATCTTAGATAAGAAATGAATATTGTGGTCTACGATGTTTCGTTATTACAAATTTATCCATAGTActagcaagaaaataaaatatatactatTAGTTCATTTGGCATATAATTTTAAGATCATGTTAACGGTTGCTCTTAGGGCAAtagttaataatctattttaggaaaattttgacacaacttttatgggaaatagaaaaagttgtaagaacatttattactttttttttttcttttcccatacaAACCCTCTTAAAATGATTTGTTAACAATTGTCATAAGGGAATCCGTTAACATTTcccataattttattataaaatgaacatattaattattattgttaagaTGAAATTTTGTAAATCATTTACTGTTTCTAAATACagtaaacatattaattattgttgctaagtgaacttaaaattattattgCTCAGAATTCTTTTATCTATTAGTTTGTTTTAACTCTTtacaattcttttatttaacaattcaactcaattttaacaattattgttCTTTGTAATTGTATTAAGTGTGTTTGGGTCTTAATTATAAGCCAACTTAGTATTTCATCTTTTTTCCTACTATTTGCAAGTCTCATGTGAGTTTCTACTTATTTtatacttttagtaaaaagttaGATAAGTTGTTtctaaacaaatattaaaaaattttctattgtGTTAACATTTGCTTTTGTCTTCACTCAATCACTCTTGGCCTATCCCACGCTCACAGTCCCCACTTAACAAATTAAAAGCACTTCAGATTTAgcaactaatttttattttcaaggtTTTAGATTACATTGGCTTgttgttagggtttttttttttttttttttttttttttttttttttttttttttttttttttttttaaatgccaagATATTGGTAAGATGATCATATTTAAAGGTTATTTTagttgtgcttaaaaaaaattttaaggttagagtttttaaaattttattttagcgggtcaaaacaaaataaaaataaaaataaaaattttatatattatatattatatattcttttttgccAAGTcaagggttcatttgaacccctgggCTATGGCTAGCACCGCCCATGGGCTCAATATATACATGTATTAcacataataaaattaatattttttctttatcatgTAACTCATTAAGATAGTTATTTTAGTTTTggtaaaattattaaagtttcTACAACTcactaatatattattaatgtagttttgaattatttataccaatatttataaatttgggCATAAAAATTGAATACACGTATCAAACTATCAAAGGATATAATGTGGAAatgtttgaaattaaaaaatatatacgaattaaattatttcttttattaatttctaattGAGTAGCATACTTATTTTACTTGTGTCTAATATATTTGGTATACATTTTTTAATACACTCATGTATATAtagattcaaaaaaataaattatcttatGTATTCAAAAATATCGTAGGtatgtctaatatataaaatatgtcttaggtatgtctaatatataaataaaaatctgaaaatgttaatatataaaatatagaacTTAAAATATCGATCATAATTTTATCGTCATACATGATATAGAGCAACATTGACAAACTAAGCAATTATATTGCCAATGAGATGAGAGTATTAAAACTTAGTCAAACTGAGCTTTTTTTGTATTAGTATTAAAGAGAacatttaatacattttttaattttttttaattataaaaaagcatatatattttaaatatttttaaaaatacactCATGTTTAACTTTTTGTATAAACATGTATACTTTTCTAACtattttttgagttaaaaagAGTACAACGTTGTTATAATAATTTTGTCATCGCATGATAACATTAAATCGAATGCACCCTCCCACCACACTCGCGAATTGGTTAAAGGGTGAGAAAGTGCTAGTTTAACTGGGGTTTCTTTAATAACTTAATTCATTTACATCTTCATTTTGGTGTTTCATATTTTCTTCATTCCTCTCATAAGTGATGTGGGCCCTATCATGGGTTTTACTTAGGAGTTCAGACCCCATATTTATGAAGGGAAAATATACATTGTTTTGGGTGTATGCTTCCTCTCCCTCACTATTGGTGAATCCCACCAACTATAGGGAGAGAAAGCATACACTCAAAACAGGGTATACTTTATCCCATATGAGAGGGAGGATAACTTCTTCTACAAAATTGGAGTAAATAAGCAAATgttaattgtgttttaaattTACATCTAGCTAGCCAAAGCATGAAGATATATCAATATGTAaatgtaattgataaattaaggGAACTCTAATTTCTAGAGATGGGCTTCAATAATTTGTATACTTTTACTACTCTGGGGTACAAGAATTTAAATAAGGTATTTGCGCCATGTGTCATACCCATGGTCGAGGGGGCCATTATCGTGCCAAGGAGGTCACACGCTTAAACAGCAAGACCATGTCAGTGACACGTTAGTGACCCTCATCTCAGACAATGGACTTTGGTTTGATAGCAAAGCTTTTAGAAGGTACTGTTGTGAATTGGGTATCACGAATAGGTATTCCACTCCAGCTTAACCCCAGGggaatgggcaagtcgaggctgTCAATGAGGTCATTGTGAATGGACTCAAGAATAgattggatgatgcaaaggACAAATGGGTGGATGAGCTTCCATATGTCCTCCGGACATATTGGACTATCTCTCATAGGTCGATGGGGGAGGCACCCTTTTTAATGACTTACAGGGCCAAGGCTATGATTCCTCTAGAGATCAGATTCCCAACACTAAGGACTAGCTTATTTGCTTTAGACAGCAACGACCACCTACTAGAAAAGAGCATAAATCTAGTCGAGGAGTAGAGAGAAAATGTCATGGTTCAATTAGCATATTATCAGCAAAAACTCAAACAGAGGTACAATTCAAGTGTAAAGTTAAGACCATTGGCCCCTGGGGACTTGGTATTGAGAAAGGTTGTGAGTACTGCAAAAAACCCAGCATGGGGAAGTTAGGACCCTTACTGGGAAGGGCCATACCATATCACCTCGGTAGCAGGCATAGGTGTATACTTCCTAGAAGATCTAGATGAAAAAGTTGTACCACgaccttggaatgtaaataacctatgaaggtactattattaatgaaatgcAGCTCTACCACGTTTTCATTTATGACATTATGTGTTGCGTTAATTACCTGTatgaatattaaacagaacgTTGGTCATGTCTagttcctcagaccacataccttaggtaaattaatattcctGATTACTTGTGTggatgttaaacagaaccttggttatgactggctcctcgaaccacatgccttgcgtaaattaatatttcacgTTATTtctttaagtattaaacagaaccttggttatgaCTAGCTTCTTGGACCACACGTcttaagtaaattaatacttcccaTTATTtctctaagtatcaaacagaacttTGATTATGACTAGCTCCTCAAACCACATGCCTTgagtaaataaataattctcattatttctctaagtatcaaacagaaccttagttatgactgactcctcagaccacatgccttgggtaaattaatacttcccaTTTTttctctaagtattaaacagaacattGGTTATGCCTgactccttggaccacatgccttaggtaaattaatacttcccattatttctctaagtgttaaatagaaccttagtaaTGTTGGGTCCCTCGGAACACATGCTTTGAGTAAATTAACATTTATAATTATACAAGCCTACTGTGGAATGGGGTGCTAGGTGAAATTCAAAGTATGGTGGCCTTCTTGTATCATGTACCCTGGATAGACATGGACTTCACTATCATTTGAGGTCAAGAAGAAAATCCAGAAGTACACTTCATCCTTTGAGCTATTTACCTAAGGTACACAAAGTTTGTTTTTTAGGTTCAGTTACTAGATGCCAAGTGCCACGGACAAAGTAAAGTTGTCCAACTATGCTGCTAACTACATGAAAGGTAATAGTTGGACTGTTAATTGCATGAGTAACTGCTAACTTTAAGGGTTAGGATATATCTTAATCAAGGTCATAGTCATTTTTCTCACTATTTACATGGGAGCAATTTATTTGAATTAGCAACCATTCATTACCATTgagattttgttaaattatgGGTGTCCACAAAAGCTCCAACCACGTTCAAGGCCTTACTCCAGACCTTGAGGCAGTATTCCCTGCAAACCCCAGCCAACTCTTCAGTTAGCTGGGCCTCGGTCTCTTGCACTATGAGGTCATAAAACTTTTGCCTTGTAGTGTCCGCAACTGCTTGGGTAGCCTCTTTAGCCTTAGACAGCTCTGTCTTCAACTCTAATACATGTTGCTTGGCCGTGGCCAACTCTATCTTTATGTAATGGAGCCTTTGGTGCCGCTCCTCTTTTTATGCCTCAGCGTTCCTAAGGCTAGCTTCCGCACTCCTCCAGTCCCTATCCGCTGTAGCTAGCTTCAAAGCCAACTCCTTGTTCCCGTTCTTGACGATGGCAAAGGACTTGCTTACCTCCGCGAGGAGGTCATCCGCGAGCCTCGCCTCATTTCGAGTGTCTTTCACCCATTCCTCGACGGTGAAATAAGTAAACAAAAGACTGTGAGATAAGTAAACAAAAGACTGGCACGAAATCAGTGGGGCCAAGTCGAAAAGCTCACCAAGGCCAAGTCTCTCTTCAGGGACATAAAGAGATCCTATTGCTTCATGTTCTTCAAGGCGTCCATATCATTGGGCAGCAGGAAAGGACGCTTCAGATCATTGGCCACGTGATGGGCGTGACATCTCTGGAACTCCCTGATAGAGGAGTTCCAGGGTATCCCCGCACCATCCAACTCTAGCCACGAGTTCCAAGTTGGATGGCGCACGTTAACAACGTGCTCGGCCATCTTACTTTTGATTGAAGAGGCCCTACCCTGGCCCTTGGCTGTCTTCTGCTGCTTGGGCTCCTTTTGAGGGACCAATTCCCCCTCCTCGGCCACCTCCTtctccttccttttcttcttcagattAGCAATGGCAAATGAGTTAACTGTAGGAGGagaaaggaggggggggggggggaagagcaAGAGGAGGCTGTGATCCTGAAGTGTCCTTGGGCGCCTACCCCTTAGCTCTGTCCGAGAGGAGCTCACGTAAGCCTTTCTTTCTGGTCAAAGccatttcttcttccttctcagGACTATCATCCACCCGAGCAAATATGAACTTGGGGGTACGAACGACGAAGGACCTATCAGGCTCGCCCTCCAAATCTAAGACCTAAATCACAGGCTCTTCTTGCTCCCTTCCTTCTTCCTTGAGACTAAATTGGCCTATCTCCGCCTCGAGTGACAACCACGAGGaagttttctcttttctcaagACTATAGCTTCGCGAGGAGAGTGACAAAAGGGCAACTCCACTAGCACAATATCTTCTCAGGCTAAAAATCTGGGCACGGAGACATCTATCCGAGCTAGCCGAGGATCGCCTGCCCTGATTACATGGCCCATGTCCTAGAACTTGTCGAATAAGGGCTGGAAGTCAAGGATGAGATGGACAACTCTTAACTGTTTGTCCTCACTCACGAACACCTCGGACCTTAGTACTCTGTTGAGGTCTGCAATGTTGACGAAGTTAATGTTAGGGGCCACGTatcttttatttacaaaaatagcCGAGAAGCAAAACCACGGATAGAACAATGAAGCCTTCCATcagaaagaaatgaaatactAAAGGAAAGGAGAGAGTAGCAAAACTAAGGAACTAGTGCCCATGTTGAAAGACCTAAACCTAGGGAACCCCACCTGCCTCTTCCTTCCGGGTTGGGCAGTGAAGACCGCCGTGCCATTCACCAAAGACGATCAGGTAGTCATCCTTCATGCCCTTATTGGACTTGGGAAGACATGAGATAAGTCTAACCACTGAAGACCTAGGCTTAAGGTAGTAGCCTGAGTTTGCCAACAGATGGCACTCGTACATCTAAACAACGTCGTGTGAGGTAAGGTTCAATCTCATTTGCTCATTGAGAGTGTCTACACGCGTGCATTGGTGGGGGCATAGCCTATAGGTGATTAAATAATCTCTAGTCATACTATCCATGGGAAATGTCATTCCACCTTCTATGAATGCGATTATGGGAATGACGACCTCCCCTTCATTCCCATGAGTGAGCCAATCACTTGGAGAGTAGTATCGCAAGGAAACACCCCGGGGAATGTGGTACAAGGCCCTAAACCCCTCCATAGCAGCAGGGAATCTACTAGGTGGGTGAATCTACTAGGTGGGTGAATCTACCCATTAAAGAAGACTAAAAAGAAGCGAGTAGATATTTgtgaagaagaagtaaaaagtAGAAGGCCGAGAAGATTGGCCGAAGAGAAAATAGCCTAAGAACGAAGAAACTTACAAAAATGAGGATAGGGGTCACTTTAGAAGCTTCTTGAAAGTTTGAAGATTTAGGAAGTCTTGAGAGTTTGGAgatttcaaaagttttgaaagTTCGAAGATTGGTAAAGTGAGAGGAATGAATCCCCTAGGTGCCCTATATAAAGGCGGAATTGGGTGGGAGTTATCCCGTCCAAAATTTGAGGAGAAATGCCAACCGTAGGAGCTCCATCTCACCGTAGGACATGGGGAACAAAGCACCGTCTGGAGCATTTAATGAGATGTTGTGGATTCCGAAGCGCCAGAACGGTTGCGGGACATGCAAAGTGACACTTTCACGTGTGGAAGTCAAAGAAACGTGTGGAATTAATTATCCAAagtcaaaaccccacttttctccttggaaaaaaaaaaaaaaaaaacccgaagttttgaggggctattgtggggtgtAGGAATTTAAATAAGGTATTTGTGCCACATGTCGTACCCATGGCTGAGGGCCATTATCATGTCGTGGAGGTTACACGCTTGGACAGTAAGGTCATGTTAGTGGCACGTTACTAGAGAATGTCATACTATAAAGAAAGAGTTTCAAAGAAGGGATTAGCTCTGATATGATTGAAGGAATAGTGGCTgccaccacatttaatgcatctCACCAAACCtcctggctgcattaatgtggagaagatctctgaacagtgctgccttggttGCCCCAACTCACAAGGGGCTTAGTAATGTGTTTGATAGGATAAGTACTCAAGTAGCGGCctggatgatcaacaaatggagggccaagatcatctaaagagagctatataatgtaagaaaccCTCCAGGGAGAGGGGATCAAAAAATCTATagagaaaacactgtaacaataAGAACTAAAATTGTATCCAAGTCTAAAAGAACTATATTCAAGAATCATTCTCCTCAAACTTCACCGAGGAAGGATTTCCTTGCTTAGAATTtgtctttctttgctttcttaaTATCTTAACCCACTGTGTGTGTTGCATGATCTATTAAAACCTAGCTTTTAagcctactctctacaaatttattgtgttgAGTTCTTTGGACTTGAATCCTTCTACCCTTTGGGCTCAAGAACCAAAACGCCACCCTTACAACTACTATAAGCAAGTAATGATGAAAAACACGTACCATGAGGAAATAAGACATGCAAACCATATTTTCCGGTTAGCAGATGATCTTTCCAGCTCTTCCATGGAACTAGTGCAAATGCACCCGCTAAGCAAGTTAGATGTAACGTGTGCTAGAGCTAGAAGTACAGCTGAAGCTAATCCAAGCTTAAATGCTTTACGTCTAGATTCCTTACACTCAAATGTTCGTAGCCTCTTAAGTGTAATCACCTTCATGGAAACAAAGCTCAAACTGGTGTAATTGAAAGAGGGGGaggataaagaaaataaaatacagcATAGCTAGCATGAATCTATATACTAAAACTGAATTCTATCTTAAAGTAGACAGAAATAGTTATAACATATAATAGTAATACTACAAAGTTATGAATCAATAGCCACAATTGTATTGTACTTAATTTGTATTATAACTCTTAACTGTACTATTATACGTTGACTTATAAAAAGAAATCGTGTACCTTGTTTTTGGCAAATTGAGCTTCCATACTGAGAATACCAGCTACAACGTCCATAGCCACAAGAACTAGGCAAACAATAAGAACAACTATTTTTGCCATGTCTGCAACTTTGGAGCTACCAATAGAGATACATGGCCCTTTGAAGAAGAAGGTAGAAGACAAACATACTAATTGATTATGGATGGGCTTCACTAAGTATTCAATAAGTAGTGAGTGAAGCGGGTATGGGAAATAATGCTAGGACCACAATAAAACCCTTTACCTTGCTATAACCCATGGAAAATTGTGAGTTTATGGAGTAAACTATATTAGTGGGTCCACAACTCTACCACTCACAACTCATCACATAGACAAGTTGTAAGTTTTATATGATGCTAATATTTTTTGTATGGGGTATCCgttttcatttttgttagagcaaattattattattattattattattattattattttattttgtttgaggAAACAGAGCGATTAATGTGACAAAGAAATTTCAACTACTTCTTTGCCAACCCACCACTTTTATTATCACTCATTGCAAGCTTGGATTCTGTTCATGGTTAATTAGTCAATGACTTGATTGTGGAACAGTATCTGTCCtgaacattaaaaaacaataatttttgggAAACCATGGTTTGAGCTTTTCCATCCGCAACTTCATATGGCcctttgaagaaaaaaaaagaaggtagaaGACAAACATATTAATTGATTATGGATGGGCTTCATTAGGGGTGATGACACATTGCTCCTTGGGGGCCATGCTCCCCcccattttaaattttctccatagtgtgcatatatatatatatatatatatatatatatatatatatatatatagagcaaAAAGATATAGGCCCCTCAAAAAAACTATAACCGGCCCCCTATTTATTAGGAAGACTTAAACTTTGTCTAACAGGTAAAACTTCTcttcaaataaaagaatagtTGAGCTCTCTAATAATCCAAAGACTTTGACATTAATTTAATGGACAATGACGGATGACCTACTCTCTACCAATAGAATAGATGTCAAcccatttaaaaacaaaacttttgcATTTTCCTCTTCAATCTCAACACAGCCACACAAAACTGAATGTCCTCACACAAAACTGAATGCCCTCACAACTAGTAGAAACAAatctgtccttttttttttttccgtctCATTGCTGCTATAGTAGAGTGAAATTGGAAGTGTGTgaggatgtgggtttgtgttgcgggacattttattaaaatatttttaaaataaataatatgaacGATGAAGTGGACGTTGCTTaaaataatagtggaatttATTGTAACATCTAtataattgagaaaaaaattaagtttatttttaggATAATTCTTGACTCATATTAAAgctaaaataaatatgaataaagccaaaaaaaattgatgcattccttaagaaaaaaaaaaagatattagtaatttaaaatttcagaCACTTGTAACaacaaatgtttttttaatgcaaaatgttcTTCTTTAATGATTTGGTGACGGTGGATGAATTTAAGATGCCTGTAGCAACATTTAGAATTCATAATTTGATgataatagattaattttattCTATGAAAGATTATTGTCATACATAAATTTCAtgcaaaatattcttttttggaTATTATGCATGTCTATAGTGAACTAGACAATTTATGGACATATTAGAGTTGATAACTTTCTATTCaatatatttatgaattatgattattgtttaaataatatagcTTGGCCCCTCCAAGTTAAAAATCCAGGCTACGCCTCTGCTTCATTAAGTAGTAAGTGAAGTCAGTATGGAAAAAAATGCTAGGACCACAATAAAACCCACAACCTTGCCACAACTTACCTATATGGCAAGTTGTAAGTGATGAAGTAAATTATATTAATGAGTCCACAACTCCACTactcacaactcgccacatggaCAAATTGTGGATTTTTGTATGACGCTAgtattttttgtattgttagagcaatttttttttttttttttttttttaaggaaactGAGCGATTAATGTGACAAAGAAATTTCAACAACTTCTTTGTCAACCCACCAAATTTCAACAACTTCTTTGTCAACCCACC
This genomic window contains:
- the LOC126694756 gene encoding protein VASCULATURE COMPLEXITY AND CONNECTIVITY-like, encoding MAKIVVLIVCLVLVAMDVVAGILSMEAQFAKNKVITLKRLRTFECKESRRKAFKLGLASAVLLALAHVTSNLLSGCICTSSMEELERSSANRKIWFACLISSWIIVAIGLPTLIMGIVEDFTSRGSCQLSHLHFQSIGGISCFIHGLLCISLYLSATFNFGINESSTASSGREVLP